One stretch of Astatotilapia calliptera chromosome 3, fAstCal1.2, whole genome shotgun sequence DNA includes these proteins:
- the LOC113012717 gene encoding low affinity immunoglobulin gamma Fc region receptor II-b-like, which translates to MEITALCTIIATLRIFPNRSQFFGYESVTLSCGEHKNSSDWTIKRNTYLKTTNECSKHWGSKNESHCFIQDAYPSDSGLYWCESGAGACSEAVNITVTGGKVILESPVHHLQEGDAVTLHCTYRESSFSNLTAEFYKDNLLIGHSSTGVMTIPKISKSDEGSYKCNVSGTGESPYSWLSVRGGQPEPFHSPLLHDSLPVLRVSVSLAVVMVLLL; encoded by the exons ATGGAGATAACAGCTCTCTGCACTATTATTG cCACTCTGAGAATATTTCCCAACAGATCTCAGTTCTTCGGGTACGAGTCTGTTACACTGAGCTGTGGAGAGCATAAAAACTCTTCTGATTGgacaataaagagaaacacatatttaaaaacaactaatGAGTGTTCCAAACACTGGGGTTCAAAAAATGAGTCACACTGCTTCATTCAAGATGCTTACCCCTCAGACAGTGGATTGTACTGGTGTGAATCTGGAGCTGGAGCCTGCAGTGAAGCTGTCAACATCACTGTGACTG gAGGCAAAGTGATTCTGGAGAGTCCGGTACATCATCTGCAGGAGGGCGATGCCGTCACTCTGCATTGCACATATAGGGAGTCTTCTTTTTCCAACCTCACAGCTGAATTTTATAAAGATAACCTCCTCATTGGGCACAGCTCTACAGGAGTCATGACTATCCCAAAGATTTCAAAGTCTGATGAAGGTTCCTACAAGTGTAATGTCTCTGGTACTGGAGAATCACCATACAGCTGGCTGTCTGTCAGAG GTGGGCAGCCTGAACCTTTTCACTCCCCTCTTCTGCATGACTCACTTCCTGTGTTGAgggtttctgtctctctggcCGTGGtgatggtgctgctgctgtga